One part of the Torulaspora delbrueckii CBS 1146 chromosome 8, complete genome genome encodes these proteins:
- the GAS5 gene encoding 1,3-beta-glucanosyltransferase (similar to Saccharomyces cerevisiae GAS5 (YOL030W); ancestral locus Anc_7.114) → MFWLSSLVLSLCASLTLGQSSNSTSTPAINITGNAFFNSETGERFYIRGVDYQPGGSSNLTDPLADVEICKRDIPVFQDLGINTIRVYTVDNSLDHSECMQMLQDAGIYLILDVNTPEASISRYNPSCSYNAVYLQSIFSTVDDFAQYDNVLGFFAGNEVINMANNTYTATYVKAVVRDLKNNIKARDYRAIPVGYSAADIESNRELAAQYFNCGDDEDARIDMFGVNDYSWCGQSSFQTSGYNEKMKIYEGYSLPIFLSEFGCNQVASSRPFTEIGSLYSTQMSSVFSGGLVYEYSNETNNYGLVQIVSDTEVTKLQDFDNLKEQYSKQENPSGNGGASTSNEHSTCPDYEEGIWEANTTLPEMPSAASVYFSSGAGAPQGTGYDTQSQCDSDDSDDDSSSSSSTTTSDSSSDSSTSTSASSTDASSTSSSSATSSSSSSSSSSSSSSKTKNGAVVVEIPRVFQAITQLLTMII, encoded by the coding sequence ATGTTTTGGCTAAGTTCGCTCGTTTTGTCGTTATGTGCATCTTTGACGCTGGGTCAGAGCAGTAATAGTACTAGTACGCCTGCAATTAACATTACTGGTAATGCCTTTTTCAACTCCGAGACGGGAGAAAGATTTTACATTCGTGGTGTGGATTACCAACCAGGCGGATCTTCTAATTTGACTGATCCATTGGcagatgttgaaatttgtaAGAGGGACATCCCAGTATTCCAAGATCTAGGCATCAATACTATTAGAGTTTACACCGTGGACAACAGTTTGGATCATTCTGAATGTATGCAAATGTTGCAAGATGCTGGCATCTATCTGATCTTGGATGTCAACACTCCCGAGGCATCTATCTCTCGTTATAACCCATCATGTTCTTACAACGCAGTCTATTTGCAGTCTATCTTTTCTACAGTGGATGATTTTGCTCAATATGACAATGTTCTTGGGTTTTTCGCTGGTAATGAAGTTATCAATATGGCGAACAATACTTACACTGCCACTTACGTTAAAGCGGTTGTGAGAGATTTAAAAAATAACATTAAAGCAAGAGATTATAGAGCTATCCCAGTTGGTTACTCGGCTGCGGACATTGAGTCCAACAGAGAATTAGCTGcccaatatttcaattgtggtgatgatgaagatgcaAGAATCGATATGTTCGGTGTCAATGATTATTCCTGGTGTGGTCAGTCTTCTTTCCAAACTTCTGGTTAcaatgaaaagatgaagatttacGAAGGTTACTCATTGCCAATCTTTTTAAGTGAGTTCGGTTGTAATCAAGTTGCCAGCTCAAGACCTTTTACTGAGATTGGCTCTTTGTATTCTACTCAAATGTCCAGTGTCTTCTCCGGTGGATTGGTTTACGAATATTCGAACGAGACCAACAATTATGGTTTGGTTCAGATCGTGAGTGATACTGAAGTCACCAAATTGCAGGATTTCGATAATTTGAAGGAGCAATACAGCAAGCAAGAAAACCCATCCGGCAACGGTGGCGCCTCCACTTCCAACGAGCACTCTACTTGTCCAGACTATGAAGAAGGTATTTGGGAGGCAAACACAACTCTACCAGAAATGCCAAGTGCCGCATCCGTTTACTTTTCCAGTGGTGCCGGTGCTCCTCAAGGTACTGGTTACGACACCCAGTCACAATGCGACTCTGATGATTCTGATGACGACAGCTCTAGCTCTTCTTCGACCACTACTTCCGATTCGTCTTCCGATTCATCCACTTCCACTTCCGCTTCGTCTACAGATGCGTCGTCCACCAGCTCTTCGTCAGCAAcgtcgtcatcttcttcttcatcgtcatcgtcgtcatcttcttctaagACCAAAAACGGTGCTGTCGTTGTGGAAATCCCAAGAGTGTTCCAAGCTATCACTC
- the APC11 gene encoding anaphase promoting complex subunit 11 (similar to Saccharomyces cerevisiae APC11 (YDL008W); ancestral locus Anc_3.190) — translation MKVKLREVHSVFAWTWHIPKESQDAHAETIDDNDGDDVCGICRASYNATCPGCKFPGDGCPLVVGECNHNFHVHCIYRWLDTATSRGLCPMCRQTFQLKKGLAINDSQISKFQELRNKQWQTRQQEFGDQQDPETNPLEDQDDPMMDQGLIVR, via the coding sequence ATGAAAGTCAAATTAAGGGAAGTTCACAGTGTTTTTGCTTGGACCTGGCACATACCGAAGGAATCACAAGATGCGCATGCTGAAACGATAGATGACAACGACGGAGATGATGTCTGTGGTATTTGCAGAGCAAGCTACAACGCAACTTGTCCCGGTTGCAAGTTTCCTGGTGACGGGTGTCCGCTCGTAGTGGGGGAATGTAATCACAATTTCCACGTCCATTGTATCTACAGATGGCTCGACACAGCCACCTCCAGAGGCTTATGCCCAATGTGCAGACAAACGTTTCAGCTAAAGAAAGGTCTGGCTATTAACGACTCACAAATCtccaaatttcaagaactaCGAAACAAGCAATGGCAGACGCGGCAGCAAGAGTTTGGGGATCAACAGGACCCTGAGACAAACCCATTGGAGGACCAAGATGATCCGATGATGGATCAGGGCCTCATAGTAAGGTAA
- the ADI1 gene encoding acireductone dioxygenase (Ni2+-requiring) (similar to Saccharomyces cerevisiae ADI1 (YMR009W); ancestral locus Anc_7.113) yields the protein MVEAYIHDGNDSVDLREPHNSGTPVSLEELSKLGVFYRYLDTQEDVDNLAKERNYKNRDIVNISPASFPDEETLKAKLDIFYKEHLHEDEEIRYCLDGEGYFDVRNILSSDWIRIRFERNDLLIVPAGIFHRFTLTSSNYVKALRLFQDEPKWLAINKPEADLNPTHLKYVESVNSD from the coding sequence ATGGTTGAAGCTTATATTCACGACGGCAACGATAGTGTAGATTTGAGAGAACCTCATAACAGTGGTACACCTGTATCGTTAGAGGAATTGAGCAAGTTGGGCGTCTTTTACAGATATCTGGACACCCAGGAAGACGTTGACAATTTGGCAAAGGAAAGGAATTACAAGAATAGAGATATTGTCAACATAAGTCCAGCCAGTTTCCCCGATgaagagactttgaaggCCAAATTGGACATTTTTTACAAGGAACACTTGcacgaggatgaagagataaGATATTGTCTCGATGGAGAAGGATATTTCGATGTAAGAAATATTCTTTCCAGCGATTGGATCCGAATCAGATTTGAACGCAATGATTTGCTCATTGTACCAGCTGGGATCTTCCACAGATTCACATTGACCTCGAGCAACTATGTCAAGGCGCTCAGATTGTTTCAGGATGAGCCTAAATGGCTAGCAATCAACAAACCAGAGGCAGATTTGAACCCAACTCACCTGAAGTACGTCGAATCAGTCAACAGTGACTAG
- the ANY1 gene encoding Any1p (similar to Saccharomyces cerevisiae YMR010W; ancestral locus Anc_7.112), whose protein sequence is MGDVTEKGPLVEDSPGDSLASYLPRVDQFYIPEWLTMQFIANNLISFTPLFSYGSTIISIERSKTALGFSIDICATMLIASILRVSYYLITPYEITLLRQSLVMIFIQLILLKTTLRYRPEEYKYHNLSDVESFSQLIHDVWFEYFACAKPPAFSEDWKVMLKSLSFKNLTGFANKILLVLVYKFLKFFDPSYKRFGSFWQWDEDRKFWKFLAYFATFQLLLTFFISKVFNWATLSDWVGSTIGSLGLLIESLLPLPQIAILYKLKSIQGFKLILLVSWLCGDSLKITYLIYGAKNISMIFLMFALFQMSLDFYIGGQYIYYKYYYPSLRNEGLILDENESTIEPQRESFELQDFNLKSVEHLDQDTPPPNQHPRGRAHTLSV, encoded by the coding sequence ATGGGAGATGTAACGGAAAAGGGACCCCTTGTCGAGGATTCTCCAGGAGACTCGCTGGCTTCGTATCTGCCTAGGGTAGATCAGTTTTATATACCAGAATGGCTAACCATGCAATTTATTGCCAACAACTTGATTAGTTTCACACCGTTGTTTTCGTATGGGTCTACTATTATTAGTATTGAACGGTCAAAGACGGCATTAGGATTTTCTATTGATATTTGCGCCACTATGCTGATAGCGAGTATTCTAAGAGTATCATACTATTTGATTACACCATATGAAATTACCTTGCTAAGGCAGTCATTGGTGATGATATTTATTCAACTGATTTTATTGAAGACAACTTTGCGCTATAGACCGGAAGAATACAAATACCATAATTTAAGCGACGTGGAATCATTTTCGCAGTTGATTCACGATGTATGGTTCGAATATTTTGCATGTGCTAAGCCTCCAGCGTTCAGTGAGGATTGGAAAGTAATGTTGAAATCtctctctttcaaaaatttgacgGGCTTCGCTAACAAGATTTTACTGGTGTTAGTttacaaattcttgaagttctttgacCCCAGTTATAAGAGATTTGGATCATTCTGGCAATGGGACGAGGATCGAAAGTTCTGGAAATTCCTAGCCTACTTTGCAACTTTCCAACTCTTGTTGACGTTTTTCATATCTAAAGTCTTCAATTGGGCTACTTTGTCAGATTGGGTAGGATCTACTATAGGATCCCTGGGGCTACTTATTGAATCACTCCTACCTTTGCCACAGATCGCGATCTTATACAAGTTGAAGTCAATCCAAGGGTTCAAACTGATATTATTGGTGAGTTGGCTTTGTGGGGATAGCCTGAAGATTACCTACTTGATATATGGAGCCAAAAATATCTCGATGATTTTCCTGATGTTTgctctttttcaaatgtCTCTGGATTTTTACATTGGTGGACAGTACATTTACTATAAGTATTACTACCCTTCGTTGAGAAACGAAGGGTTGATTTTAGATGAAAACGAGTCTACCATTGAACCTCAGAGAGAATCATTCGAGTTGCAAGACTTTAATTTAAAAAGTGTCGAACACCTCGACCAAGACACTCCACCTCCGAATCAACATCCAAGAGGAAGGGCACATACATTATCAGTGTAA
- the PET127 gene encoding Pet127p (similar to Saccharomyces cerevisiae PET127 (YOR017W); ancestral locus Anc_7.111), giving the protein MYRCCNSGYRRTLSGSRYAYRKCGISTSVPSKNSHNEPLNQSDEREGHSPNVKQDLLDALSYSSKILEGMGHRDESRKRFKRQKQDSIKMKIPPAIDIAVGKSRKKVTNTTFTISSKRTKHVTINSDGSIQNDNRAKLTPHVIPPPLVSGLDRVLYQPVTLHPLRDSRTGVYNFNPELEKITPDYLEAKDGASHFITPYKDQKLSELAHKSQRKYVSSTSSMTSVLSHMHYLLSNFRPVNIIDSPISRHFPQKNCNFTQGAQFPAAIILRKLDKKVKSIDSDRSLDREIILSILGHSLEEFLTEASPGQGEAYHYSKIDEFILRSQLDAYDSKLPGTGVFDLKTRAVAAIRHDLSYVEKNNNHTGYEIDKVYGEFESLEREFFELIRSTLLKYSLQARIGKMDGIFVAYHNISRMFGFQYLPLEEIDYIIHSSYDAPFKRAMDERNNTLRNIYGDENFILKHQRNEREIASKVADAEFKMSIILLKNALTYIEDKLNSMGIKDWKMCKIMMKTEQITETIPNSEKRATYPSLKVVVLPLPLEYVDKPLVSRGKKQKEILSQISNIQDYNEKLLTLQTDSMFGFEIRADHFYKNNPSGVYIPPFARVENKVLDIQSCQQVSKRLFKDYYQNLKKDKSPSFFHPMDVETWKTTCTFIDIEDKGSLQKIYRQLLNEKFQSLRDQSITKESLNSSDEDIAERIKSFLDIKEKRSSPKGTSNAPSHFQTKLRAYAKKGSLRRKLLDEAEDLKGSNSPF; this is encoded by the coding sequence ATGTACCGATGCTGTAATAGTGGTTATCGACGTACATTGAGTGGTTCAAGATATGCCTATAGGAAATGCGGTATATCGACAAGTGTACCATCCAAAAATTCCCACAATGAGCCTTTAAACCAGTCCGACGAGAGGGAAGGACATTCTCCAAATGTTAAGCAAGATTTGTTGGATGCGTTGAGTTATTCTAGTAAGATACTTGAAGGAATGGGTCATCGAGACGAGTCGCGAAAGCGATTCAAACGTCAGAAACAAGATAGTATAAAGATGAAAATACCTCCAGCAATTGACATAGCCGTTGGTAAAAGTCGAAAGAAGGTAACGAATACAACTTTCACAATATCATCGAAAAGGACTAAACACGTGACGATCAATAGTGATGGGAGTATACAGAATGATAACAGAGCTAAATTGACACCTCATGTGATACCACCGCCTCTTGTTAGCGGTCTCGATAGGGTTCTTTATCAGCCCGTAACCTTACATCCTTTGAGAGACTCTAGAACGGGCGTATACAATTTCAATCCCGAGCTGGAAAAGATAACGCCGGACTACCTGGAGGCAAAGGATGGTGCTTCTCATTTCATTACGCCGTATAAGGACCAAAAGTTGTCTGAGTTAGCTCACAAGTCTCAGAGAAAATACGTATCGTCTACCAGTTCAATGACTTCGGTCCTATCGCATATGCATTACCTATTATCCAATTTCAGACCCGTTAATATAATAGATTCACCCATATCAAGACATTTTCCTCAAAAGAACTGTAATTTCACGCAGGGAGCTCAATTTCCTGCAGCTATCATCCTTAGAAAATTGGATAAGAAAGtaaaatcaattgattcGGACAGAAGTCTCGATAGAGAAATTATTCTCTCCATCCTGGGTCACTCATtagaagagtttttgaCCGAGGCCTCTCCAGGACAGGGAGAAGCGTATCATTACTCGaagattgatgaattcATCCTACGATCCCAATTGGACGCCTATGATTCTAAATTACCTGGGACAGGGGtctttgatttgaagactaGAGCCGTCGCTGCGATTAGACATGATTTGTCATACGTAGAGAAAAATAACAATCATACAGGTTATGAGATTGATAAAGTTTATGGCGAGTTTGAATCGCTGGAGAGAGAATTTTTCGAGCTTATCAGAAGTACACTATTGAAATATTCTCTCCAGGCTAGAATTGGCAAGATGGATGGGATCTTTGTCGCTTACCACAATATCTCTAGAATGTTTGGCTTCCAATACTTAccattggaagaaattgactATATCATTCATTCAAGTTATGATGCTCCCTTCAAGCGTGCTATGGATGAACGTAATAATACGCTGAGGAACATATatggtgatgaaaatttcatcttAAAGCATCAACGTAACGAACGGGAAATTGCATCAAAGGTGGCCGATGCAGAATTCAAGATGTCCATAAtactgttgaaaaatgctcTAACATACATCGAGGACAAACTAAACTCGATGGGAATTAAAGATTGGAAAATGTGCAAAATTATGATGAAAACAGAGCAAATTACTGAAACTATACCAAACAGTGAGAAAAGAGCTACCTATCCAAGTTTGAAAGTAGTTGTGTTGCCACTGCCACTGGAATATGTTGATAAGCCTCTAGTTAGCAGAGGTAAAAAGCAAAAAGAgattctttctcaaatctcTAATATACAAGATTACAATGAGAAATTGCTGACATTGCAGACAGACTCCATGTTTGGTTTTGAGATTAGAGCTGACCATTTCTACAAAAACAACCCCAGTGGAGTTTATATACCACCATTTGCTCGGGTAGAGAATAAAGTATTGGATATCCAGTCGTGTCAGCAGGTCTCGAAGAGGCTCTTTAAAGACTAttaccaaaatttgaagaaggacaagAGTCCAAGTTTTTTTCATCCGATGGATGTTGAGACCTGGAAGACAACTTGCACTTTTATAGACATCGAAGATAAAGGTTCACTGCAGAAAATCTATCGCCAACTCTTGAATGAAAAGTTCCAGTCACTACGAGATCAAAGTATAACCAAAGAAAGCTTGAACAGTTCCGACGAAGACATTGCTGAAAGGATCAAGAGCTTCCTTGATATCAAGGAGAAGAGATCTTCGCCCAAAGGCACATCTAATGCACCATCTCACTTTCAGACTAAGTTGAGAGCTTATGCGAAGAAGGGTTCCCTCAGAAGGaaacttttggatgaagcaGAGGATCTTAAGGGATCCAATAGCCCGTTTTAG
- the AIM17 gene encoding Aim17p (similar to Saccharomyces cerevisiae YHL021C; ancestral locus Anc_7.110) encodes MLLRTAGRTTNRLTAFTRLTRGLTSINPPPGPIENLPSAHNGKILKTHFTDESTTITFITKDSPGHEPFTVTFNNLFLRDSSRSEKSVDPKSGQKLFTTGHLVSDPDSTVPKQVEISPDSQSVAINWKDGDHYRYSLDFIYKFKGSTFVTDALRNTVSKHKPVLWDKKTLKGHMEDLVSVNYDGFMKNEEQLYKALTTLQKYGLALINNVPKGNEDAVKDICERVGPIRNTIYGETFDVKSNITTTSNIAYSNLALPLHMDLLYMENVPGFQLLHSINNSPDEAGGVNIFVDAFHAARHVREQDAEGYEAMQHVPVNYQYSKDGHCYYQSRPMIEQYDSNESNTLMGNYEYLIKRVYYSPPFQAPFTVGIYEKAPETNTSKGKVTERFLFRDFAHGIGLFDQFINKAENQFKIKLPENTCVIFNNTRILHARTAFKSSDRWLKGCYLDRDSFKSRLKYLEQKYK; translated from the coding sequence ATGTTACTACGAACAGCCGGCAGAACAACGAACCGCCTGACAGCGTTTACAAGACTGACTAGAGGGTTGACCAGTATTAATCCTCCACCGGGACCAATCGAGAATCTTCCCAGTGCGCACAACGGTAAGATATTGAAGACACACTTTACTGATGAATCGACAACTATCACTTTTATTACAAAAGATTCTCCAGGACATGAACCTTTCACGGTAACCTTCAACAACTTGTTTTTGAGAGATTCTTCTCGATCGGAGAAGTCAGTGGATCCCAAATCGGGTCAGAAACTTTTTACTACAGGTCACTTGGTTTCTGATCCAGACTCTACGGTACCCAAACAGGTGGAGATCTCACCAGATTCGCAAAGTGTAGCGATCAATTGGAAGGATGGTGACCACTACCGTTATTCGCTGGATTTTATCTACAAGTTCAAAGGCTCCACTTTTGTCACGGATGCATTGAGGAACACTGTCTCGAAGCACAAACCTGTGCTTTGGGATAagaaaactttgaaaggcCATATGGAGGATCTGGTATCTGTCAATTACGACGGGTTCATGAAGAATGAGGAACAGTTATATAAGGCACTCACTACTCTGCAGAAATACGGTTTGGCACTTATTAACAATGTACCCAAGGGTAATGAAGATGCAGTGAAGGATATATGTGAGAGAGTGGGTCCTATCAGGAATACAATTTATGGCGAGACCTTTGATGTCAAAAGCAATATCACCACAACTTCCAACATTGCATACTCCAACCTAGCACTCCCATTACACATGGATCTGCTTTACATGGAGAACGTCCCAGGGTTCCAACTGCTACACAGCATTAACAACTCTCCCGACGAAGCAGGTGGTGTGAACATCTTCGTAGATGCATTCCATGCTGCCAGACACGTCCGTGAACAGGATGCCGAAGGGTACGAAGCAATGCAACATGTTCCTGTAAACTATCAGTACTCCAAAGACGGCCATTGTTACTATCAATCAAGGCCCATGATCGAACAGTACGATAGCAACGAGTCCAATACCCTGATGGGAAACTACGAGTATCTGATCAAGCGTGTATACTACTCACCTCCCTTTCAAGCTCCTTTCACCGTCGGTATCTACGAGAAGGCCCCAGAAACTAACACATCTAAAGGTAAAGTGACTGAGAGGTTTTTGTTCAGAGATTTTGCCCATGGTATTGGACTATTTGACcaattcatcaataaagCTGAGAACCAATTCAAGATAAAGCTACCGGAAAACACTTGTgtgatcttcaacaacacaAGAATTCTGCACGCAAGAACAGCATTTAAAAGCTCAGATAGATGGCTGAAGGGCTGTTACTTGGATAGAGACTCTTTCAAGAGTAGACTCAAGTATTTAGAACAAAAATATAAATAG
- the SPO11 gene encoding DNA topoisomerase (ATP-hydrolyzing) (similar to Saccharomyces cerevisiae SPO11 (YHL022C); ancestral locus Anc_7.109) → MSRNLATLMSQCNSRSELCAALEPNPRRIHFNSTGTDVTEVLEMILSLSRNSIEQHQQPIAIIQSNGGTLSFPDVGMSTSAAKKIAVLFSLMRTIQVTVSTGQIRTIRDVYYTNVELYGDQRKVETGLCSIAKNLHLSSRDSLNILPAQKGLCYSPFDIVVQTNGQENLIPAKTSSMIPYLAQNSTARIVMRGDANLKLIVLEKEAVYNKLVGANTAEDTIFITGKGYPDFLTRLFLNRLQQNICILDWRIYTDADPHGIDIALKYMQNDDHEHYMCQKLVYKGALLTQLLRRKEAQFLQMSQRDLSLAIGLTNRLASNSSTKLLRVQLQRQLFFQKKAEMNSLLTSQYL, encoded by the coding sequence ATGAGTAGGAATTTAGCAACTTTGATGAGCCAATGCAACTCGAGAAGTGAACTATGTGCTGCTCTTGAACCCAACCCAAGAAGAATCCATTTCAATTCTACGGGGACAGATGTAACAGAAGTACTCGAGATGATACTTTCCCTGTCCAGAAATTCGATCGAGCAGCATCAGCAGCCCATAGCGATTATCCAGAGTAATGGCGGGACGTTGAGTTTCCCAGATGTGGGTATGAGCACTTCGGCGGCTAAGAAGATCGCtgttcttttcagcttaaTGCGAACTATCCAGGTTACTGTGTCCACTGGGCAGATAAGAACAATACGCGATGTTTACTACACAAACGTTGAGCTTTATGGTGACCAGAGAAAGGTAGAAACAGGGCTCTGTTCTATTGCAAAGAACCTTCACCTGAGTTCAAGAGACTCTCTCAACATTTTACCAGCACAAAAAGGTCTTTGTTACAGCCCGTTCGATATCGTAGTGCAGACAAACGGTCAAGAGAATCTCATACCAGCCaaaacatcttcaatgatccCATATCTGGCGCAGAATTCAACAGCACGGATTGTTATGCGTGGGGATGCTAATTTGAAGTTGATAGTTTTAGAAAAAGAAGCAGTTTACAATAAGCTTGTTGGGGCCAATACGGCAGAAGATACGATATTCATCACTGGCAAGGGATATCCCGATTTTTTGACTCGTCTATTTCTCAACCGGCTGCAACAGAATATTTGTATACTGGACTGGAGAATCTACACAGATGCCGATCCTCATGGTATCGATATTGCCTTAAAATACATGCAAAACGATGACCATGAGCACTACATGTGCCAAAAATTGGTCTACAAAGGAGCCCTATTAACCCAATTACTAAGGAGGAAAGAAGCGCAATTCCTACAGATGAGCCAGAGAGATCTATCATTGGCAATCGGACTGACCAACCGGCTCGCAAGCAATTCCTCAACTAAGTTACT